A stretch of Anaerobacillus alkaliphilus DNA encodes these proteins:
- a CDS encoding glycosyl hydrolase family 18 protein: MKQKLLTAFLVTLLFLLPITIEVEAKGPGNSSQNSKHNRTVEPIVSPIVEPTVEEPVVTPIPENNDPIEEEPKQSLFTYIVQSGDTLWKLSMTFGTTVEEIKTINKLTSDMIFVGQVLLIPGVTEQPAEQPVIQSDFLILGYYTKYWSTDLNSYRSLESYHTHLNSIAVTTFQVDNKGNIESMAAPEALKLAKEKSVRTYATIQNHFQPALTHTILSSSELRKTTITNIYAVVLENDFHGVNIDFENMYATDRQLFNQFIKEVSEFFKPKGYDVIVSVTAKTADNPTWAWSGTFDYAFLGQHAKLQLMTYDNSGTWSAPGATSGVDWVENVLKYATALVPSENLLIGLPAYGYEWYSATGQGIRALSMRQIETILSQTKATVHFDEKTQTPFFSYRDDQGTERVVWFEDERSISAKMKLVSKYNLGGVSMWRMGQETDQFWQAVTTHLK, encoded by the coding sequence ATGAAACAGAAATTACTCACAGCATTCCTCGTTACCTTGCTTTTCTTATTACCAATAACAATCGAAGTAGAGGCTAAAGGGCCTGGAAACAGCAGTCAAAACAGTAAACACAACCGAACTGTTGAGCCTATTGTAAGTCCTATTGTTGAACCTACTGTTGAAGAACCAGTAGTTACTCCAATCCCAGAAAACAATGACCCAATTGAGGAAGAGCCAAAACAAAGCTTATTCACCTACATCGTTCAATCTGGAGATACCCTTTGGAAACTATCAATGACATTTGGAACTACAGTTGAAGAAATCAAAACCATAAATAAACTAACATCTGATATGATTTTCGTTGGCCAAGTCCTTCTTATCCCAGGAGTAACTGAACAACCTGCGGAGCAACCTGTTATTCAATCAGATTTTCTTATCTTAGGTTACTACACAAAGTATTGGAGCACTGATTTAAATTCCTATCGCTCTTTAGAGTCTTATCACACACACTTAAACTCAATAGCTGTGACTACGTTTCAAGTAGATAATAAAGGAAATATTGAGTCAATGGCAGCCCCAGAAGCTTTAAAACTAGCAAAAGAAAAAAGTGTAAGAACATACGCAACGATCCAAAATCACTTTCAACCTGCACTTACTCATACCATCTTATCTAGCAGTGAGTTGCGTAAAACAACAATTACTAACATCTATGCTGTCGTTTTAGAAAATGATTTTCATGGTGTAAACATTGATTTTGAAAACATGTATGCTACTGATCGGCAATTATTCAATCAATTTATTAAAGAAGTATCAGAGTTTTTCAAACCAAAGGGTTATGATGTAATTGTTTCAGTTACAGCTAAAACAGCCGATAATCCAACATGGGCTTGGAGTGGTACGTTCGATTATGCCTTCTTGGGTCAGCATGCAAAGCTACAATTAATGACTTATGATAATTCAGGTACATGGTCAGCTCCAGGCGCAACATCGGGTGTTGATTGGGTAGAAAATGTTTTAAAGTATGCGACAGCATTAGTACCTTCTGAAAACTTACTTATTGGATTACCAGCTTACGGGTATGAATGGTACTCTGCTACAGGACAAGGCATTCGGGCCTTATCAATGCGACAAATTGAAACTATTCTTTCTCAAACAAAAGCGACTGTTCACTTTGATGAAAAGACACAAACACCATTTTTCAGTTATCGAGATGATCAAGGCACAGAGAGAGTCGTATGGTTTGAAGATGAAAGAAGTATTTCTGCAAAAATGAAGCTTGTATCTAAGTATAACCTTGGCGGAGTGTCCATGTGGAGAATGGGGCAAGAAACAGACCAATTCTGGCAAGCAGTTACTACTCATCTAAAATAA
- a CDS encoding M20/M25/M40 family metallo-hydrolase → MLNCREEIYFLTNQHVNIESIVNTEGEKEISQAIHTLIASYPYFRTNPDYCIRQQTLNDDRERYNVVAFVKGTKNQSNKTVILMGHLDTVGIDDFNHLKEKACFPEELREALKEEQLPNVVAQHLQSEQYMFGRGVLDMKSGVASHLYLLKYYAEHPEELEGNLVVVVECDEEDSSHGILSSLPLLKQLKDVHKFEYVGAINADFVSPRYEGDPNRYIYKGTVGKLLPSFFITGSETHVGSCFEGLDPNFIAAELTKQINYNPELCNEAFGETTVPPVSLKQMDLKPSYTVQTALSAYVYFNFFIHSWSPKEVLEKLKGQAELAFSNALEAFKARYKQFSEISNQPYLEVAWRSRVMTYEEMDQMLLAKHGDAYVAHMAKFKQELLLDTSLDTRMFSAKVVEEAWKWMADKSPAIIVFYSSLYSPRIEVTGKDELERNLIASLDFAVSKIQPSYEHPIVTRNFFPFISDMSFVALSDDEEGINAVSSNTPCWGSKLFVNYQDIRDINVPVINIGPYGFDAHKQYERVELSYSFEVVPNLTNEVIKNLLKS, encoded by the coding sequence ATGTTAAATTGCCGTGAAGAGATTTATTTCTTAACGAACCAACATGTAAACATTGAGAGTATCGTAAATACAGAAGGGGAAAAAGAAATTAGTCAAGCTATTCACACGCTAATTGCATCGTACCCTTATTTTCGCACGAATCCTGATTACTGTATAAGACAACAAACATTAAATGACGATCGTGAACGGTATAACGTAGTAGCATTCGTGAAAGGGACAAAAAATCAAAGTAACAAAACAGTAATCTTAATGGGACACTTAGATACCGTTGGAATTGACGATTTTAATCATCTGAAGGAGAAAGCCTGTTTCCCGGAAGAGCTTAGAGAAGCACTAAAAGAAGAACAACTACCAAATGTAGTAGCACAACACTTACAATCTGAACAATATATGTTTGGACGTGGAGTACTAGATATGAAAAGTGGGGTAGCGAGTCATTTATATCTATTAAAGTATTATGCAGAACACCCAGAGGAACTAGAAGGGAACCTAGTAGTTGTAGTTGAATGTGACGAAGAAGATAGTTCACACGGCATACTCTCCTCACTTCCTTTGTTAAAACAGTTAAAAGATGTCCATAAGTTTGAGTATGTTGGTGCGATTAACGCTGATTTCGTGTCACCACGTTATGAAGGCGATCCTAATCGTTATATTTATAAGGGGACTGTAGGAAAACTCCTTCCTTCCTTTTTTATTACTGGATCTGAAACACACGTAGGTTCTTGTTTTGAAGGATTAGATCCAAACTTTATTGCAGCAGAGCTGACTAAACAAATTAATTATAATCCTGAATTATGTAATGAAGCCTTCGGGGAAACAACGGTTCCGCCTGTCTCGCTAAAGCAAATGGATTTAAAGCCTTCATATACTGTACAAACAGCTCTTTCAGCTTACGTGTATTTTAACTTCTTTATTCATTCTTGGTCACCAAAAGAAGTATTAGAGAAATTAAAGGGGCAAGCAGAACTTGCGTTTTCCAATGCCCTAGAAGCATTTAAGGCGCGCTACAAACAGTTTAGTGAAATAAGTAATCAGCCGTATTTAGAAGTTGCTTGGCGTTCTCGTGTCATGACCTATGAGGAAATGGATCAGATGTTACTAGCCAAACATGGTGATGCTTATGTTGCGCACATGGCAAAATTTAAACAAGAATTACTTTTAGATACTAGCCTGGATACTAGAATGTTTTCCGCAAAGGTAGTAGAAGAAGCGTGGAAATGGATGGCTGATAAAAGCCCTGCAATTATTGTCTTTTATTCCTCTTTATATTCACCACGAATTGAGGTAACAGGTAAAGACGAGTTAGAAAGAAATTTAATTGCCTCTTTAGACTTTGCTGTAAGTAAAATTCAGCCGAGCTATGAGCATCCAATTGTGACGAGAAACTTCTTCCCATTTATCTCAGATATGAGCTTTGTTGCATTAAGTGATGATGAAGAAGGAATTAACGCAGTTTCAAGTAACACTCCGTGCTGGGGTTCCAAGCTATTTGTTAACTATCAAGATATTCGAGATATTAATGTCCCGGTTATTAATATTGGTCCTTACGGCTTTGATGCCCATAAACAATACGAACGCGTTGAGCTTTCCTATTCTTTTGAAGTCGTACCAAATTTAACAAATGAAGTTATCAAAAATTTATTGAAGTCATAG
- a CDS encoding amidohydrolase, protein MRAYIGAKIIVGTGEVIDDGVLLVKDKQIFDINKNIAIPEGAEVISLIGKTITPGIIDVHTHLGVHEEGVGPAGADFNEITSASTPFVRALDGINPMEKGFEVARRSGITTVQILPGSANVIGGEIVAVKTTGKIVDEMIVKSPSGMKAAFGENPKRVHGDKVAKTRMGVAAVFRQEFIKAQNYLNKIELGEDVPRDLGLENLTKVLKKEIPLRAHAHRADDIITVLRLAKEFNIDVTIEHCTEGHHIAEYIKKHNVMVAVGPTMSSRSKVENADKGWHTLLALEEADVPFSITTDHPVVGIEYLVTSVAQAVKHGLREETAWKSVTINAAKHIGVEDRLGSLEKGKDADFVIWSAHPFDVTAIVEQTVIDGNVVFSV, encoded by the coding sequence ATGAGAGCTTACATTGGTGCGAAGATTATCGTCGGTACTGGAGAAGTCATTGATGATGGAGTATTACTGGTGAAAGACAAACAGATTTTTGATATTAATAAAAATATAGCAATTCCAGAGGGAGCAGAAGTAATTAGTCTAATCGGCAAAACCATTACCCCTGGAATTATAGATGTACATACACATTTAGGTGTTCACGAAGAGGGCGTCGGCCCAGCAGGTGCTGACTTCAATGAGATTACCTCTGCATCGACACCCTTTGTACGTGCCTTAGATGGTATTAATCCAATGGAAAAAGGTTTTGAAGTGGCACGACGTTCAGGCATTACTACTGTGCAAATACTTCCAGGAAGTGCAAACGTCATTGGTGGAGAAATTGTTGCAGTGAAAACAACCGGAAAAATCGTCGATGAAATGATCGTAAAAAGTCCTTCTGGAATGAAGGCTGCATTTGGGGAAAACCCTAAACGAGTTCACGGCGATAAAGTTGCTAAAACGAGAATGGGTGTAGCGGCTGTATTCCGCCAAGAATTTATCAAAGCTCAAAACTACTTAAACAAAATTGAACTGGGAGAAGATGTACCTCGTGATTTAGGTCTTGAAAATTTAACTAAAGTACTTAAGAAGGAAATACCACTCAGAGCTCATGCCCATCGAGCTGACGACATTATCACTGTGCTCCGACTAGCAAAAGAATTTAATATTGACGTAACCATCGAACATTGTACTGAGGGGCATCACATTGCAGAGTATATTAAGAAACATAATGTCATGGTTGCTGTTGGACCAACAATGTCATCAAGATCTAAGGTTGAAAATGCCGATAAGGGTTGGCATACGTTACTTGCCCTAGAGGAAGCAGACGTACCGTTTTCAATCACAACGGACCACCCAGTAGTTGGAATTGAATATTTAGTTACCTCGGTAGCTCAAGCGGTCAAACACGGTTTAAGAGAGGAAACAGCTTGGAAATCCGTAACTATCAATGCGGCAAAGCACATCGGAGTAGAAGATCGCCTAGGATCTCTCGAAAAAGGCAAAGATGCTGACTTTGTCATTTGGAGTGCTCATCCTTTCGATGTAACGGCAATTGTAGAGCAAACAGTTATTGATGGAAATGTTGTTTTTTCAGTTTAA
- a CDS encoding YqeG family HAD IIIA-type phosphatase — protein sequence MKIFKPSYEFEHFTDVSLQFLKDNNVHAIFSDLDSTLAAHDQLGDDQFTRWHERLEANQIKLIVVSNNSQGRVDRFTKPYNIPGYGRCNKPAPSKIRSIMKEIGVKETDSIFLGDQLFTDVLCGKLLKMKTVLVKPLGIEHEPWTVRWKRGLEASIKKMW from the coding sequence ATGAAAATATTTAAACCAAGTTATGAATTTGAACACTTTACGGATGTTTCTTTACAATTTCTAAAAGATAACAATGTCCATGCAATATTTTCTGATCTTGATAGTACGTTAGCAGCTCATGATCAATTGGGTGATGATCAATTTACCCGTTGGCATGAAAGGCTAGAAGCTAATCAAATTAAATTAATTGTGGTATCAAATAACAGTCAAGGGAGAGTGGATCGTTTTACGAAACCTTACAATATTCCTGGCTATGGAAGATGTAATAAACCAGCCCCAAGTAAAATAAGATCGATCATGAAGGAAATTGGTGTTAAAGAGACAGATAGTATCTTCTTAGGAGATCAACTATTTACTGATGTCTTATGTGGTAAGCTTTTAAAGATGAAAACAGTCCTTGTAAAACCCTTAGGGATTGAACATGAACCATGGACAGTGCGTTGGAAAAGGGGTCTGGAGGCAAGCATAAAAAAAATGTGGTAA
- a CDS encoding methyl-accepting chemotaxis protein translates to MSIRNKLLLGFGLVLLLTTVMALIMFSSLKSVSNNFQAFTERDMHLLNLSKQIRYEDLAVTDALKGIMLEPTNKVEREKYEALLLQLEQTFEEVLPLLVTERGKEIFAELSEYNEQLADLETEMIKLAGVNRVHMTNIYQGDYAKVRDVFSRNLSEFEAIQNQRIASLVIQNNEYIEMRSLINIVLLCVSIVIGVLIAWFISRAITRPLYNVSNKLKELSNSEGDLTVRLEVKGKDEVGQLSLAFNSMIETIQGLIAHVSGTTKQVTIASEQLSAGASESTIAAQEIATAIQDVAVGTQTQLQGATDATRAVEEMAIGIQRIAEASTEVAESSISTTEEAESGNEVINTAIRQMQTINASVNQSVTAIGELGDRSKEISQIIEVITSIASQTNLLALNAAIEAARAGDHGKGFAVVADEVRKLAEQSAGSANQISKLVEEIQSDTSMSISSMDKVNDEVQTGLMLVNQAGEVFGRILAAVQKVTEQIQEISATSEEMSASSQQVAASIQQTSLIAEEASMNSQNVASSSEEQLALMEEISSSAQTLNGMATELQQLVSKFKV, encoded by the coding sequence ATGAGCATAAGAAATAAACTGTTACTTGGATTTGGATTGGTCTTATTACTAACCACAGTTATGGCCCTGATAATGTTCTCGTCCTTAAAATCAGTATCGAATAATTTTCAAGCGTTTACTGAACGAGATATGCACTTACTAAATTTATCGAAACAAATTCGATATGAGGATCTAGCTGTTACAGATGCTTTAAAAGGAATTATGCTTGAGCCAACAAATAAGGTTGAACGGGAAAAATATGAAGCGCTTCTTCTACAATTAGAACAAACATTTGAAGAAGTACTCCCTTTACTCGTAACAGAACGTGGCAAAGAAATATTTGCGGAATTAAGCGAATATAACGAACAACTAGCGGATCTTGAAACAGAAATGATAAAATTGGCTGGTGTAAATCGGGTACATATGACAAATATATACCAAGGAGATTATGCGAAGGTTCGTGACGTTTTTAGCAGGAATTTAAGTGAATTTGAAGCAATTCAGAACCAACGCATCGCTAGTCTAGTTATACAAAACAATGAATATATAGAGATGCGCTCGCTTATAAATATTGTTTTATTGTGTGTTAGTATTGTTATTGGAGTGTTAATTGCTTGGTTTATCTCAAGGGCTATTACTAGGCCGTTATACAATGTCTCAAACAAGTTAAAAGAGCTATCAAACAGTGAGGGGGATTTAACTGTTCGTCTCGAGGTGAAAGGCAAGGATGAGGTTGGACAGCTTTCCTTAGCATTTAATTCAATGATTGAAACAATTCAAGGATTAATTGCTCATGTTTCAGGAACGACCAAACAGGTAACTATCGCTTCAGAACAGTTGTCTGCTGGTGCTAGCGAATCAACAATAGCTGCCCAGGAGATAGCTACTGCTATTCAAGATGTTGCAGTAGGTACACAAACGCAATTACAAGGAGCTACTGACGCGACTCGTGCTGTTGAAGAAATGGCGATAGGTATACAGCGTATTGCAGAGGCATCTACGGAAGTTGCTGAATCGTCAATAAGTACTACAGAAGAAGCTGAGTCAGGCAATGAGGTCATAAATACAGCAATTCGACAAATGCAAACAATCAATGCATCAGTTAATCAATCTGTTACAGCGATCGGTGAGCTTGGTGATCGATCAAAGGAAATAAGCCAGATTATTGAGGTAATCACGAGCATTGCTTCACAAACTAATTTACTAGCCCTTAACGCAGCGATAGAAGCAGCCAGAGCTGGAGACCATGGAAAGGGATTTGCGGTTGTAGCTGATGAAGTAAGAAAGTTGGCTGAACAATCAGCTGGATCAGCCAATCAAATCTCAAAGTTAGTGGAAGAAATTCAGTCAGATACGTCAATGTCTATCAGCTCTATGGACAAAGTAAATGATGAAGTACAAACTGGATTAATGTTAGTAAATCAGGCAGGAGAAGTATTTGGCCGAATTTTAGCAGCGGTTCAAAAGGTTACCGAGCAAATTCAAGAAATTTCTGCTACGTCAGAAGAGATGTCTGCAAGTTCTCAGCAAGTTGCTGCATCTATTCAGCAAACTAGCTTAATTGCTGAGGAAGCTTCTATGAACTCTCAAAATGTCGCATCATCATCAGAAGAACAGCTTGCCCTCATGGAGGAAATTTCTTCTTCAGCTCAAACGCTAAATGGGATGGCAACTGAATTACAACAATTAGTTTCGAAATTTAAAGTATAA
- a CDS encoding response regulator — protein sequence MARIMIVDDAAFMRMTLKNIISQAGHEVVGEAANGLEAVETYKLTQPELVTMDITMPEMDGIQALKEIKKIDPKAKILMCSAMGQQGMVIEAIQSGAADFIVKPFNAERINESIGKVLSR from the coding sequence TTGGCAAGAATTATGATTGTAGATGATGCCGCATTTATGAGAATGACATTAAAAAATATTATTTCTCAAGCTGGTCATGAAGTTGTTGGTGAAGCTGCAAACGGTTTAGAGGCTGTTGAAACATACAAATTAACCCAACCAGAGCTTGTGACGATGGATATCACAATGCCTGAAATGGATGGGATTCAAGCATTAAAGGAAATAAAAAAAATTGATCCAAAAGCAAAGATCTTAATGTGCTCAGCGATGGGACAGCAGGGAATGGTTATCGAAGCAATACAATCAGGAGCGGCTGATTTTATCGTGAAACCATTTAATGCGGAACGAATTAATGAATCAATTGGGAAGGTTCTATCTAGATAA
- a CDS encoding DUF3189 family protein: MIYIYNCYGGTHSSALAAAYHLNKLPKDRLPTKEEILNIDIFNKLTTKDMGRIIFHGKDEEGHKVYTLGRGKSKALVPALKELLFLVNDDHPQTDKVILSNASPTVPMAMTFGGLFSRRFHIDFIGIPLLIKGAHQTYHNIVSLVEKTKSTGRTTSKQVEILENKQLEANKLFGDSSSHN, from the coding sequence ATGATCTACATTTATAATTGTTATGGTGGAACGCATTCATCTGCGTTAGCAGCAGCATACCATTTGAATAAGCTGCCTAAAGATCGACTTCCAACAAAAGAAGAGATATTAAACATCGATATCTTTAATAAGCTTACAACTAAGGATATGGGTAGAATTATATTTCATGGGAAAGATGAAGAGGGTCACAAGGTTTACACGTTAGGGAGAGGAAAGTCAAAGGCATTGGTTCCAGCCTTAAAAGAGCTTCTTTTCTTGGTAAACGATGACCACCCTCAAACGGATAAGGTAATCTTGTCAAATGCATCTCCTACAGTTCCTATGGCTATGACTTTTGGAGGTTTATTTTCAAGACGTTTCCATATTGATTTCATTGGCATTCCCCTTCTGATTAAAGGGGCGCACCAAACGTATCATAATATCGTTTCATTGGTTGAGAAAACAAAGTCAACTGGAAGAACAACTTCTAAACAAGTGGAAATCTTAGAAAATAAACAATTAGAAGCAAACAAACTGTTCGGAGACTCTAGTTCCCATAACTAA
- a CDS encoding HD-GYP domain-containing protein — MISMEEYDRKTMQLAEPIIDYRKRVLLAGGSTIHPKYMEKLREIGIRSLIIEDAKSVGITLDEMIDMPTWIDAIATVERAYEQVRRGKEIVLSELQQSVKKLINEVSQRKAIILIPTSSIDQKLSEYAHAVNVTLISLQIGRRLNLNQLQLNSLGLGCLLHDIGKVLTTEDSQHPDKGFQYLKANRELSLLVSHIAYQHHEAFDGSGFPRGLKGNDILEFAQICSVANDYENMVSESGIQPHEAIERIMALVEKKYSHHVVLSFTNGIISYPPGTHIRLNNGLFGIVTRIESHLHRPIIKVEGISDEVDLSEQSTLFIEKVYNDIISDQ; from the coding sequence ATGATTAGCATGGAGGAATATGATAGAAAAACGATGCAGCTTGCGGAGCCAATTATTGATTATCGTAAACGAGTTCTGCTCGCGGGTGGTTCAACTATTCATCCTAAGTATATGGAGAAATTAAGAGAAATTGGAATTAGAAGTTTAATAATTGAAGACGCAAAATCAGTTGGGATTACATTAGATGAAATGATCGACATGCCTACATGGATTGATGCGATAGCTACAGTCGAAAGAGCATATGAGCAGGTAAGAAGAGGCAAGGAGATTGTACTTTCTGAACTGCAACAATCTGTCAAAAAGTTAATTAATGAAGTTTCACAACGGAAAGCAATTATCTTGATCCCTACATCGTCGATTGATCAGAAATTATCAGAATATGCCCATGCTGTGAATGTTACTCTTATATCATTGCAAATTGGGAGAAGACTAAATCTAAATCAACTTCAGCTTAATAGTCTTGGTCTTGGTTGCCTTCTTCATGACATTGGAAAGGTTCTAACAACTGAAGACTCTCAACATCCTGATAAAGGTTTTCAGTATTTAAAAGCAAATCGAGAACTTTCGTTGTTAGTGTCACACATTGCCTATCAGCACCACGAAGCCTTTGATGGCTCTGGTTTCCCTAGAGGTTTAAAAGGGAATGATATTTTAGAATTTGCGCAGATTTGTAGTGTAGCCAATGATTATGAGAACATGGTATCAGAAAGTGGCATACAACCGCATGAGGCAATTGAAAGAATTATGGCCTTAGTTGAAAAGAAATATAGTCACCATGTAGTCCTTAGCTTTACAAACGGGATAATTAGTTATCCACCTGGTACTCATATACGTTTAAATAATGGGTTATTTGGGATTGTTACCAGAATTGAGAGCCATTTACACCGTCCGATAATAAAAGTTGAAGGAATTAGTGATGAAGTCGATTTAAGCGAACAATCTACGTTATTTATTGAGAAAGTTTATAATGATATAATCAGTGATCAATAA
- a CDS encoding ATP-binding protein: MKKSKLLFGYIFVGVIWMFVTDYIAGLYTPVEYMIIVQQVKGIIYVLLTTLLMYFVLTKIETLNTSKEQEEKLTTLINSMVDFVNFKDGEGRWIEANDFGLKLFQLEDVDYRGKKDAELANYTDFYREALLYCGRSDEETWKNGKITRYEEVIPIPDGSQKYFDTVKVPLFNEDGSRKGLVVIGRDITDKKIAEEQLMKSEKLSVVGELAASVGHEIRNPLTSIKGFVKLLEEKDQENKLYYEIMTNELNRIDHIAGELLLLAKPQKIKFATNNLKKIVTDIVSLLETQANMNNVLIHFSPQSEVFIECEENLLKQLFVNIIKNAIEASDEKGNVWVDISEDGSENVTVSVKDEGTGISKEFLKRIGEPFYSSKEKGTGLGLTVSHKIVEQHGGKILYHSEEGVGTTVEIQLPKVRNH; encoded by the coding sequence TTGAAAAAAAGCAAGCTTTTATTTGGATATATATTTGTTGGTGTCATCTGGATGTTTGTCACTGATTATATTGCTGGATTATATACTCCTGTAGAATACATGATAATTGTTCAACAAGTTAAAGGGATTATTTACGTCTTACTTACTACACTGTTAATGTATTTTGTACTGACTAAAATCGAAACATTAAACACCTCAAAAGAACAAGAAGAGAAATTGACAACCTTGATTAATTCCATGGTAGATTTCGTTAATTTTAAAGATGGAGAGGGCCGTTGGATTGAAGCGAACGATTTTGGCCTTAAATTATTTCAATTAGAGGATGTTGATTACCGTGGAAAGAAGGATGCCGAACTTGCCAATTATACGGACTTTTATCGAGAAGCTTTGCTCTATTGTGGGAGATCAGATGAAGAGACGTGGAAAAACGGTAAAATTACTCGGTACGAAGAAGTAATTCCAATTCCAGATGGCTCTCAAAAATACTTTGATACCGTTAAGGTGCCACTGTTTAATGAGGACGGCTCTCGCAAAGGCTTAGTAGTTATTGGACGAGATATTACAGATAAAAAGATTGCTGAAGAGCAGTTGATGAAGAGCGAGAAGTTATCAGTTGTTGGTGAACTAGCAGCTAGTGTCGGCCATGAAATTCGTAATCCGTTAACGTCTATTAAAGGGTTTGTAAAATTACTTGAGGAAAAAGATCAAGAAAATAAATTATATTATGAAATTATGACAAACGAATTAAATCGAATAGATCATATTGCAGGAGAGTTGCTCCTTTTAGCTAAGCCACAAAAAATTAAATTTGCTACAAATAATTTAAAGAAGATCGTTACTGATATTGTTTCATTATTGGAAACACAAGCAAATATGAACAACGTTCTTATCCACTTTTCTCCTCAAAGTGAAGTATTTATTGAGTGCGAGGAAAACTTATTAAAACAACTATTCGTAAACATCATCAAAAATGCCATTGAGGCTTCAGATGAAAAAGGAAATGTTTGGGTTGACATTAGTGAAGATGGTTCAGAAAATGTGACTGTTAGCGTTAAAGACGAGGGGACTGGTATTTCTAAAGAATTCTTAAAGAGAATTGGAGAGCCTTTTTATTCTTCAAAAGAAAAAGGAACTGGTTTAGGATTAACGGTAAGTCACAAAATTGTTGAGCAACATGGTGGGAAGATCTTGTATCATAGTGAAGAAGGAGTCGGGACAACTGTAGAAATACAGTTACCTAAAGTTCGTAATCATTAG
- a CDS encoding DMT family transporter, producing the protein MSGNRHLLFIHFAVVLFGLSGLFAKFIAYPAVLIVLGRVFFAAIFLFFIMKSIKLSFSLTYKKDFILFFLLGLVLAIHWSSFFYSIQVSTVAIGLITFATFPVFSVFLEPILLKERFHRKNLMFALITSIGVLLIVQEFNFKNHLFIGVIWGLLSAVTFSILSILNRKLVRGYSSIIVGFYQNCFAFIVLVPFLLFVPFHYEGKNIFLLIILGVIFTGVSHVLFIEGLKSVNVQTASIIAVLEPVYGIIAAIFFLAEIPTVQEVFGIVIILSMAIYVTIKNK; encoded by the coding sequence TTGAGTGGGAATCGGCATCTATTATTTATTCACTTTGCAGTCGTTTTATTTGGTCTTTCTGGTCTTTTTGCTAAATTTATAGCATATCCTGCCGTTTTAATTGTACTTGGAAGAGTCTTTTTTGCAGCAATATTTTTATTTTTTATTATGAAATCTATAAAGCTCTCTTTCAGTCTTACATACAAAAAAGACTTCATATTGTTTTTTTTACTAGGATTAGTTCTAGCTATTCATTGGTCTAGCTTCTTTTATTCCATTCAGGTATCAACAGTGGCAATTGGCCTAATTACATTTGCTACGTTTCCAGTCTTCTCAGTTTTTTTAGAACCAATTCTTTTAAAAGAGCGATTTCATAGAAAAAATCTGATGTTTGCTTTGATAACCTCTATTGGTGTACTGTTAATTGTTCAAGAATTCAATTTTAAAAACCACCTATTTATAGGTGTAATATGGGGACTCTTATCAGCAGTTACATTTTCAATTTTATCAATATTAAATCGTAAATTGGTAAGAGGCTATTCTAGTATTATTGTTGGATTCTATCAAAATTGTTTTGCATTTATTGTTTTAGTGCCATTTTTATTATTTGTTCCCTTTCATTATGAAGGTAAAAATATATTTCTACTAATTATTTTAGGGGTTATCTTCACCGGTGTATCACATGTTTTATTCATTGAGGGCTTAAAATCAGTAAACGTACAAACCGCTAGTATTATTGCTGTTCTTGAACCTGTATATGGTATTATAGCGGCTATCTTTTTCTTAGCAGAAATTCCAACAGTTCAAGAGGTTTTTGGGATTGTTATTATTTTGAGTATGGCTATCTATGTGACCATAAAAAATAAATAG